The sequence ATGGCCTATATTCAGCTTATATCCAAAACCTTTAATCGTTATTATCCATTGCGGATTATTAGTATCTATTTCTATTTTCTTTCTTAACAAGTACATATATTGATAGAGATCTGATTTGGTTGCCCGGTTATTTTCAGGCCACAGATGATCAATGATTTCATCAGCCATAAATGTTCTATCTACATCTGTTGCCAATAACTCAAACAATTCGAATTCTTTACGCGTCAATTCAATTTTTTGCCCTTTCAAAAAAACACATTTATTGCGATAGTCAATTTCAAATTCATTATATTTGTGTTTAATATCATGATGAGAATTAACCGAACTAAAATTATTAAATTTTTGAATTTCATTGTCATGATTAAAATTCATATTCCTCCTCTCCATGTAAGAACGTCTTTCTCTATGTCTTCTTTCTTGTTCTTCAGTTTCTGTTAGTTTTAGATCCTTAAAGCATCCATCAATATCAATAATATCAAATGGATCATCAATGATTTTATCGGCCCACTTTGATATACCGCCTGTTACACCTGAATCACTTTTATTGATGCCGCAGACTTTAATTTCGTAATCCAGACAGATTTGTCTCAACAAATCCCGCTCTAATTCCCTATTGTCATCATTCATAAAATCTAGAGGAATAATAACTAATAAGGGTTTTATTTCTTTTAATAAAT comes from Methylicorpusculum oleiharenae and encodes:
- a CDS encoding helix-turn-helix domain-containing protein; its protein translation is MKKNNTIIVFDNDKYFLSMLKGYCYANNLSVTELELNENRINLLKEIKPLLVIIPLDFMNDDNRELERDLLRQICLDYEIKVCGINKSDSGVTGGISKWADKIIDDPFDIIDIDGCFKDLKLTETEEQERRHRERRSYMERRNMNFNHDNEIQKFNNFSSVNSHHDIKHKYNEFEIDYRNKCVFLKGQKIELTRKEFELFELLATDVDRTFMADEIIDHLWPENNRATKSDLYQYMYLLRKKIEIDTNNPQWIITIKGFGYKLNIGHLEEAQEQELCA